In a genomic window of Methanosarcina horonobensis HB-1 = JCM 15518:
- the pyk gene encoding pyruvate kinase, which yields MEIPDHKTKIVCTIGPASSSEERLRQLMLAGMNVARINFSHGDFESHARVIRSVRKVADELGRTIAILADLPGPKIRIGKLEKEPIMLHKGNLITLTVEDTPGNEKRIPVSYKQLPESVSPGSLIYLSDGFIQLRCIEISGKDVLCEVLIGGQLYSHKGLNLPGAKIFLDPVTEKDFKILEFALGEEIDTFSISFVENAGDIRKVRNFAASRGKQVYVVSKIERRQAVENIEEILDETDALMVARGDLGVEIPIQEVPSVQKELIQRSKLLGIPVITATHMLASMTDNIRPTRAEATDVANAILDGTDAVMLSEETAVGNYPVEAVEMMAKIAKTTENWRSRTKWGLDTMLKAITAREMSVDEVITLQVYEALQKLPVAAVLTPTRSGATPRRISRFNPDPWILAFSRVPKTCRFLSLSYGVYPVLVKESTENWEKETTEKTKELGFARSGDIVIFTQGPASGKPGGTNMLKILTLE from the coding sequence ATGGAAATCCCGGACCATAAGACAAAGATCGTCTGCACAATAGGACCTGCCTCTTCTTCTGAAGAGAGGCTCAGGCAGCTTATGCTTGCGGGCATGAACGTAGCAAGGATTAACTTCTCCCATGGAGACTTCGAGAGTCATGCCAGAGTTATCCGAAGCGTCCGCAAGGTCGCAGACGAACTGGGCAGGACAATTGCAATCCTTGCTGACCTGCCAGGCCCGAAAATCCGCATAGGTAAGCTCGAAAAAGAGCCCATTATGCTCCATAAGGGGAACCTGATAACCCTTACTGTTGAAGACACTCCGGGAAATGAGAAGCGGATTCCTGTCAGTTATAAACAACTTCCTGAAAGCGTATCTCCCGGGAGCCTCATCTACCTTAGTGACGGGTTCATACAGCTCCGCTGCATAGAGATCTCGGGAAAAGATGTCCTCTGTGAAGTCCTTATTGGAGGGCAGCTCTATTCCCATAAAGGGCTAAACCTTCCAGGGGCGAAGATTTTCCTTGACCCCGTAACCGAAAAGGACTTTAAAATCCTTGAGTTTGCCCTTGGAGAGGAAATTGATACTTTCAGCATCTCTTTTGTCGAAAATGCAGGAGACATTCGAAAGGTCCGGAATTTTGCTGCATCCAGAGGAAAGCAGGTATATGTTGTCTCAAAAATCGAACGCAGGCAGGCTGTAGAAAATATTGAAGAAATTCTTGACGAAACCGACGCCCTCATGGTCGCAAGAGGAGACCTGGGGGTTGAAATTCCTATCCAGGAAGTCCCTTCAGTCCAGAAAGAATTGATCCAGAGGTCAAAACTCCTGGGAATTCCTGTGATTACTGCAACCCATATGCTGGCTTCCATGACTGACAATATAAGACCCACGCGAGCCGAAGCTACAGATGTTGCAAACGCTATCCTTGACGGGACGGATGCTGTCATGCTCTCGGAAGAGACTGCAGTTGGGAACTACCCTGTGGAAGCCGTTGAGATGATGGCAAAGATTGCAAAGACCACGGAAAACTGGCGCTCCCGAACAAAATGGGGGCTTGATACAATGCTCAAAGCGATAACTGCCAGAGAAATGTCAGTGGACGAAGTAATCACCCTTCAGGTCTACGAAGCCCTGCAAAAACTGCCTGTTGCAGCCGTACTGACTCCGACAAGAAGCGGAGCGACTCCTCGCAGAATCTCGCGCTTCAATCCTGACCCCTGGATCCTGGCTTTCAGCCGCGTCCCCAAAACCTGCAGGTTCCTTTCTCTGTCTTATGGAGTCTACCCCGTTCTTGTAAAGGAATCTACTGAAAACTGGGAAAAGGAAACCACGGAAAAAACAAAAGAACTGGGGTTTGCAAGGAGCGGAGATATCGTAATTTTTACTCAGGGCCCTGCTTCCGGAAAGCCGGGGGGCACCAATATGCTCAAAATCCTGACTCTTGAATGA
- a CDS encoding beta/alpha barrel domain-containing protein translates to MVSINKEDVIVPLDVPKAMRETYVKNYMEITKGSGRLMLFAGDQKVEHLNDDFFGAGVPEDDADPEHLFRIAAQSKIGVFATQLGLIARYGMDYRDVPYLVKVNSKTNLVETEQADPFSNLWYDVDQVAEFKENSGLNILGVGYTIYLGSEFEAEMLVQAAQIIYDAHQHGMLSVLWIYPRGAAVKDEKDPHLIAGATGVGACLGTDFVKVNYPKKEGAKSAEIFKEAVKAAGRTKVVCAGGTSDEAEAFLKKLHDQIHISGAEGNATGRNIHQKYLDEAVRMCNAVYAITVEDSSVEDALKIYRGE, encoded by the coding sequence ATGGTTTCAATTAACAAAGAAGACGTAATCGTACCTTTAGATGTCCCTAAAGCAATGCGTGAGACATATGTAAAAAACTACATGGAAATCACGAAGGGCAGCGGCAGATTGATGCTTTTTGCCGGGGACCAGAAAGTAGAACACCTGAACGATGACTTTTTTGGAGCAGGAGTTCCTGAAGACGATGCTGACCCTGAACACCTTTTCAGGATTGCGGCTCAGTCAAAAATAGGAGTTTTTGCAACCCAGCTAGGGCTTATTGCCCGTTACGGCATGGACTATAGAGATGTTCCTTATCTTGTAAAGGTAAACTCCAAGACCAATCTGGTTGAAACCGAGCAGGCTGATCCTTTCAGCAACCTCTGGTATGATGTTGATCAGGTAGCCGAATTTAAGGAGAACAGCGGGCTCAACATCCTTGGCGTTGGATATACGATTTATCTTGGCAGCGAGTTCGAAGCCGAGATGCTTGTACAGGCTGCCCAAATAATTTATGATGCCCACCAGCATGGAATGTTGTCCGTACTCTGGATTTATCCCCGCGGGGCTGCTGTAAAAGATGAAAAAGACCCTCATCTGATTGCAGGGGCAACAGGAGTGGGAGCCTGCCTCGGAACCGATTTTGTGAAGGTCAATTACCCGAAAAAGGAAGGTGCAAAGTCTGCTGAGATCTTCAAGGAAGCCGTCAAAGCAGCAGGGCGTACTAAAGTCGTTTGCGCTGGCGGTACAAGTGACGAAGCCGAAGCATTCCTCAAAAAACTCCATGACCAGATCCATATTTCCGGAGCCGAAGGGAATGCAACCGGGAGAAATATCCACCAGAAATACCTGGATGAAGCTGTCCGCATGTGCAATGCTGTCTACGCCATAACCGTCGAGGATTCAAGTGTTGAAGATGCCCTGAAGATTTACAGGGGAGAATAA
- the cobT gene encoding nicotinate mononucleotide-dependent phosphoribosyltransferase CobT, whose product MAWIEPEVTKKPKKPMFLCILSSTKTAHIPKLSAAGKTAELTDYTPAGDAELMETGNIISVPVLPMTPPYDTPTPAIMTRSALKLTDAPYHFINSGLIVTPDVPCIDLKAKPGEDIREPIAVRDVQGIYERAKFLAKRLRNQVDHVIIGESIPGGTTTAMGVLTALGYNGNVSSSADENPLELKKQVVEEGMKASGLTFGCLKDDPMKAVACMGDPMMPAVMGLVAGFQGTETSVILAGGTQMAAVYALIKHMGFNTEKLAIATTRYVVEDKSANFIELTRNLGVPVIYVADPGFGKSSLKGLHRYETGTIKEGAGAGGAMYLAGLFGITQDQFRTEVENVCKLLKAGH is encoded by the coding sequence ATGGCCTGGATAGAACCGGAAGTAACAAAAAAACCTAAAAAACCGATGTTTTTGTGCATACTTTCCAGCACAAAAACAGCACATATCCCAAAACTCTCGGCAGCAGGAAAAACAGCTGAACTTACGGACTATACGCCTGCAGGGGATGCGGAACTTATGGAAACAGGAAACATTATCAGTGTACCGGTGCTTCCCATGACTCCTCCTTATGATACCCCTACCCCTGCAATTATGACACGTTCGGCGCTGAAGCTTACGGACGCTCCGTATCATTTCATAAATTCAGGCTTAATAGTGACTCCAGATGTCCCATGTATTGATTTGAAAGCAAAGCCAGGTGAGGATATCCGGGAACCTATTGCAGTGAGAGATGTGCAGGGCATCTACGAACGGGCAAAATTCCTTGCCAAGAGACTCAGAAACCAAGTAGACCATGTTATAATCGGGGAAAGCATTCCCGGCGGCACAACAACGGCAATGGGAGTTTTAACAGCTCTCGGATACAATGGAAATGTCAGCAGCAGTGCAGATGAAAATCCTCTTGAGCTTAAAAAACAGGTTGTTGAAGAAGGAATGAAAGCCTCAGGTCTGACATTTGGCTGTCTGAAAGACGACCCCATGAAAGCTGTTGCCTGCATGGGAGACCCTATGATGCCTGCAGTTATGGGACTTGTTGCAGGCTTCCAGGGCACTGAAACCAGTGTTATCCTTGCGGGTGGAACTCAGATGGCAGCAGTTTATGCCCTTATCAAACATATGGGTTTCAATACTGAGAAACTCGCAATCGCAACTACCCGTTATGTGGTGGAAGATAAATCTGCAAATTTCATTGAGCTGACCAGAAATCTTGGGGTCCCTGTAATCTATGTTGCAGACCCGGGCTTTGGCAAGTCCAGCTTAAAAGGGCTTCACAGGTATGAAACTGGCACTATAAAAGAAGGTGCAGGTGCAGGCGGAGCCATGTATCTTGCAGGTCTTTTCGGGATTACCCAGGACCAGTTCAGAACCGAAGTAGAAAATGTCTGCAAACTGCTCAAAGCAGGTCACTGA